The genomic window aATGGAGAAACTCAGCAGCATAGCGTCATTGTGAGTCGAAATTCTAATGTGATACAAACGCACTGTATGATTTCCAACTTAGTTATGCAccattgtaaatttttatattaaaattttaacttttttatacgccacaaattattgaataaatttcttattttatttaccgtTATCAagctttttctttaaaaaatatcgattatcatACGAAATTGGAACTTTCTTTATAGGAATACCGAAGATAGCAATAGGATTGCCAACGATAAGGTTTCATGGACGCAAGAGACAAAATCCGATACAGAGGAAGCATTTCTGGCTAAGCCAAAGCTTCCACGAACTCCGCCATAATTAAAACCAGATCtcaagaatataataaaaagggATGAATATTATACTCCCAtcatttatacaataattttattttaaacaacaaACACAAacagtatttaattaaaattaaatatttcatataataaatatgtacaaaacATAACATAACATACTTTCCATGCGGTTATCTAACGTATCAATAATAACCGGGATATGGACTAGCATGCCCTGGTATATAGCTGTTGCTCCGATATCTTCTCAGTGGTGGACTATCTGCATAACTGTTACCACTGGAACTACCATGTAAGCCAGACATCGATGAATAACCAATCGGTGAACTGCTATGATATGAATTCATGAAGCTAGGTTTACTCTTATAACTTCCAATAATCTTATTAAGGTACGAAGGTCCGCCAAGATAAGATTGGCTAACATAACTGCTTGGTCTACCTTCTTTAATCGCGGCCAGTTTTCCACTGCCTTTACCATAACTACTGAGCAAGTAATCAACGTCTTGCTCCTTCGAAAGGTAGTTCAAACCTGCACTTGAGGTATAATCACCCAAATGCTTATTATACTTGCCGAATTTTCCTGATCCATAAGCACCAGCGCTTCCTCGAACGTTGCCGAAAGGGCTACTTTGACCAGAGTTGGCCAAAAACATAGAAGAAGTATAATCACGACCCACATTCCCGTGATTTCCTCGCACGTAGCGAGTATCAGGATTCATGGAGTAGATGTCGGTCATGAACTTGTTACTTCCTCCAAAAGTATTTTCTTTATGCTTTCCGTACGAATAATCGGTACTAGGGCTGTTGAAGAGATTAGAAACTTCTCTGTTGAAAGCTGGGTCAGCACTGTCTATGAATCCTGTATTTTGAGATGTGTGACTCCTAAAAGAATCTCCAGAATAATCTCCTCTGAAAGATGAAGCCTCTGAAGTCTCTGGATAGCTTCCTGTGCTAGTAGCACCGGATATGTTATCGGAAAATCTCATATAAGAAGGATTCTTGTGCTTGTTAGCGGAGAATTGATTGAAATCCGATCCAGCTTGATCGCTGCCTTGCGTGTAAGCCTCGAAAGCCGAATCAgcattgttgttattattataactatCAAAACTGGATTGTGCAGCGTTGTTAGGGAAATAAGAGCTCGACGCAAGATTATCATGAGTGGCAGCAGTAGTATAAGTAGTAGAGAAACCAGTATTATGGGAACTGGGTGAAAATCCGTTGTAAGAGCTGCTCCTTAAACTTTCATCGAGGTTTCCTTGGCTCCTGCTGTTGGTCAACGAGTGTCCAGTATTTCCTCCACCGTAAAAGTCCATGTTTTCTCTATGACCTTCTTTCCCAGGTATGTAGGCACTGTTGATAATATTGCTGTTATACTCGAATCCATTGTTCTCCCCGTTGATAGAATAGCCTGTGAcaaatttgtgaaataaaatgaaaaaattactttaaaaattttatattaaaaataattttagcaaaaattgtaataacagttaaaaagaagaacaatattacttcggatattttaattaccatatttaaaatattaatatgtaaataattcaaatataattggaatattatttgttactaATAGTCTgctaatataagaaatatattacaatcacatgaaaatttgttagaaagaATGCCGTATTTTAAATGGTATAAGAAATACGTACTGTTAACCGATGCCGGTGGTTCCGCGTGGGTCAGCAGGATGCAGCTGAGGACTACTGCACTCTAAAAGTGGAACAATTTCACCATAAATTAATACTCATCCTCCAACGGCCAACAATCTTCTACTTAAAGCATAAACATTAACAAACATCTCTACCAATAAATAGTTAGATATACAATTACAAAGTTAATCCAAAAAGTTAATCAACCATTTCAcctgttataaatattcaaattttgaacAGAACTCAAAGGAGTAATATTACGATTTCGATTACGgcattcaaaattttattgaattacattcaaaatgaaatttcacgatttcacagatattattttataacttattCAAGTACTCACGAGCGAAATGAAATTCGCCATGacaaaagaagagaagaagtcCAAAAAGGTTTCAACTACGTTAACTGGTGACTGAATCTCTTAGGACAAATTGAAACTACACACATACTGACACGCGAATCGATTCCTTACCGTTTTATACTCCTAGGAATCCCTCCTCGTCCACAAAAAGGTAAAAGCGATCTTGATGTGCACATACTGATAGGACATTGGTTGGTATCCGACCATACAGAGCAGGGAGAAAGAGTCAACCTGATTTAACTCTTCACTTTTACGGGGAAAGCAATGGGTCAGCCCGCGTGCAACTAACTATTCAGTGAACTATGAGGAGCATGACCTACCTAACGTAATTAgactttttaatacatatagaAAAGTCTCCCTTTCCCCAAACATCAGCTTGGTTACTCAAAATATAGTAATGACTCTGGCTCTTTTTACAAGGTATGTCATTGGGATGGGTCTTAgtaattatagattatatgtGACTGTatgcagagagagagagagagagagagagagagatacaGTAAGTTAAAATAGATTAGTTTTAGATTTGCTGTATGTATctatctttttactttttgctcttaaatatttatgtttttaagaATTCTTCTGAACGAATTCGTTTTTAAgagtgaattttattataattattgatattaatcaTCTTCAAAATACAGTAATGTAgaataactttatattttatatctgttTTTAATCAAGTTCTTGCTTTCAAGTATTTCTTTAAACCAAAGTTCTTTCAGAAgtgaattttattgcaattgtTGATATTAATCATTcttaatatgttataataatatgtaattttcctAGAAATGTAAAAACAAGATGTTCATCTTAATATCTCTTCCATAGagcgtaaaaaagaaaaaatttactaaaaaaacGTATAAATACCTTCTCTATGTATAAGTGATCAcataaagaatagaatttaatcaGAGATACTATTAATAGATTATTTAGTTTGAATGTAACTATAGTTTTCGTATCTTCTCAACAATCAGCTTAATCGACAGGCTTCGACGCAGCCAGTGGATTGCGGGCTTTCGTAAAAATGTAGCCCCGATTTCTATGCATTATCATTGCCAAGGTTAACAGATATTTGTTACGGTAGATGGATAACTTTCTTACAGTGAGAAACGAAACCGCGTTACGTCTTCTTTTGAATTACAAATACCATAATTTCCACTACAATGTTACTCATTACAGGTCCAATTACCACGTAAAATGTGTACTATTTATTCTGTAATTCTTTTTTCGGAATTTTAAATTCGGCGCTCTTATATTAACTATTCAATATTGtcctattattaaatataatttaattaaatttgcatagtttaattaatatttaattatggattataatttaaatataatattataattatttttttcgtaaACATACCGAGATATAAATAAGATAGTGCTTAGTAAATagattgcggatatttattttataaatgtccAAAGTATAATGATTTCTATAACAtttgataaatgaaacaattttctgccGAAACtctaatattacaattatattctcaaattaatgaatttgtataaaaatccgtagtctattaataaataagaatatgaTTTCGGCGTTGTTCACGGCTAGAGGATTAACGAACATAGATGAAGTTGAATAACgattacataaagttatgGGTAAGTAGTCGAGTTGTTCACATGCAATGTTTATAGGAGCAAGATGGAAGAGGATCTGCTGAAAAACGGATGTGCCTGTATTTCAAAACATAGTCATAGATAATGATCCTCAGGAATACCTATCTTTCTCCAGGCATCAAATTCGTAAACATCAGAAAGAACGCTTTGCTCGGTTTACATCCGCATAAAACGCACGAGTATCTTGAATACCAATCGCCTTTCGtacgaaagaaagtttcatGAAGTTCCCTTCAAAGATCATAGTAAGTCCAATTCGATAATATCAATCTGtgatcgtattttatttaaacaacattattataatacaacaGTTAAcctcaatattaatatttgatcaCAAAGGTgcgtaaattaatatttagatgccttaaggaaaaaattaatataattgtacgTATTTTCTTAATCAAGTGTATGCAAGTAAAATGTTCAGGTGTTAAAATTGCagataaatagaaaacaagTCACGTTAAGGAAAGGAAATGGCATAGATCATTTTGATCCCACTCTAATAGGCAATAGAAGATTGATTCTCTCACTACATCAATTATTATGCAAACATGCTACGACAGACGCACTTTCTACTATGCATGAATAATTTACATCAATTAGCAAACATTATACAGTAGCAGTTGATAGTAAAATGTTGAAAACAATTGGAAACGATAAAAGCTACATTTAATTCCGCTACGCCTTTCCAATTTTCATGGTCCAACTTAACTCCTGTTTCAATGaacaaaaagatttttaatacttttaaggAAAACTTCTGCATAAAATTGAACTCCtgcataattttcttaatcttcaatctgaaatatttattaatgggGCTCCatgatatacataaaaataaaactggactttgaaatataattttttaatttaaatttcccgcGGGTTAGGCAGGAAATTGTTTAGCAATAGCAAACCATAGCCGAGTCGAAAATAACCCAGAGTATGTAGCAGAAttcaaattgataaaataaaaaaaggatacATTTCGATTTTTGTACTTTGTTATGTAATTTGATATGTGCGATCTTTTTGTAGACCTTGCGTGCAATATCCGTTTCCGGGTGCTTTGGAAATGTATTCTAATGTTTCACCAATATTTATAACTGTGTTCATCAAGATCTGATGACGCACTAACATAATATAAAGAGAAATGtgctttttttaataaactatatatCGCAGTATAGTATTTAATCATCTGAGTAAGAACCTTCTTTGAGGTTAAAGTAGCTATTCTTTTTTAAGGTAAGAAATTCAAAGTACTTTTctcattaatatttcatcgcacatcattaaaatcttttattctatcgtttcagagttgttttaatattgaatgtcaaaaaaggaaaatttctgataaaaattgaagatcgTGACACAAAGTTATGAGACAGCATATGTAGATCGCAATGGGACGATCGCATGCTGCGTTCTGACATGAAAACCGGAATGACACTGCTACATCCTTGTCATTATCTTTTGCAATGCTTTCTACTTTCTGCACACGCGTTTACAAGTGTATTCATTTGAAACGTACATTGACCATGTGCGTCGGTCAGTTGAATTCCAACATATTAACGACAATGACCTAGGATACTTTATCCCTGTTCATAAATCGCAAATAATCAAACACGTTGATGCAGTCGCTACAAACAATTACAGttgatatatttcatttctccacttttttttataggaaatctatatttaaaatgacaGAAATAGATTTCAAAAACGATATTCTTCAATGCAATAGCATCCTCTGTTTCAGTAAATGACTTTtctttatcgaaattaaattgtaattgtaacaCGTAAGCGGTCTGTTGACACAGTTTTCTATTCGCCGCGAAAAAGGCATCTCCAGATCAGAGTATAAATTGTCCATTTCTAAGAGGCCATCAAATGACCGTGAAACGGTAAAAGTCGTACACGCGTAACAACGCGAGACATTAGTACAAtacgaagaaagtaaaatgaaaatggaaagtGGACGGTAAACTAATTCCAAGCGGACGCTTCTTTGATGTCGTTGCATATATGTAGAACATTCTGCCTTTTATGAGCCGCACGAAACACATGTGTGTCGtattgcatatttattatatgtgtaTTCTCGGGTAGTAAGTCTGAACTAAACATCGAGCAAACTCGAACCATCTTCGTAGAAAAcacaaattttatctttttatcgaaaaacgtTCCATGaatttaaaatgcaaaaaatagaaaattttataatttagatcattatatttttagttatatttagtaataaaaataaatcaaatttcataaataatttagttatgtaatatttttcttcaattagaaaatagaaagattttCTCGTTAATTGTGAAGATAAGATTAAAgtagaaagaatataaataagttATGATAAGTATGAACATGTGCACTACACTTTCGAACTCAGAAATATTTGTGGTGCGAAAGTTGcaaagatatgtagtaataccgGTTGCGGCTCAGCTTCACGCATCTTCACATGCTTGGCATATCCTGAATACGATGACAAGATTCTGTGCAAGGACCCATTCTAGTTACTTTATCATAGTATTATAACCCTACACTTTgttgttagaaaattattcattttatagaTCACAAATTACAATATGAATTTAACATAgagaagtaaattaaaaactgTGCGAgataatattcgtaatttcaaaatattacgaatattacgaggtaataattttcttattaaattttgttaatttttccaattgaaaaatatattattatatcgaatacAATATAATCAATAAGAGTAAATAAATTGATGTAATGAactattaaatgaaatactaaAGTAATACTAAACTAATCATgatgaaaatttcgttctctctttttcccgcTATCAAAATTGAATCTACgccaataaaaattgttctataTGCCGCGCATGCGCTCAGTATCCTGGGAAGGTGCCAATTAAAGAGAAGTTCAATTCTATGCAACGCATCTATACATAGTATCTTACTTATGTAGATAACTTTGATTGCAATGTGACAAATTGCACTCTTTGCGATGAGATTATACAGAAAACATAACCATCACTATCAATTGGGAGAATCCAAATTCAACCGTATATTTCTACCTTGCTATCGTTAACTGTAATTGCTTTGTCAATTGCGTTATCAGCCGATAATAAAAAGTTGTTTTAAAGTCGAACCAACAACCATGACTTTTAGTGAGTACACGTATTAGCAAGATCAGAAATGTCAGCACGTAAATTTGGTATAacatacttttctattataaaatatttaagcacAATAGgttaaataatagatataatgatttttattgatattgaaACATCACaatttttttggaaattattgCTTTATATATTCGTTTACAGTAGTTATAGAACTATTTGCTTTTTTGTATactataacatttattttataaaccgataaaataaataatagcgatatatataaaatcgcACAAATAATTGAACAATGTGTAGGTTACATCAactttatatgaaatatatatacatctacaatatatgtataaatatataaattttatttaacgtactattatctgaaatttttacaattctaaattttatc from Bombus pyrosoma isolate SC7728 linkage group LG8, ASM1482585v1, whole genome shotgun sequence includes these protein-coding regions:
- the LOC122570188 gene encoding putative uncharacterized protein DDB_G0282133 isoform X1 — its product is MANFISLSAVVLSCILLTHAEPPASVNSYSINGENNGFEYNSNIINSAYIPGKEGHRENMDFYGGGNTGHSLTNSRSQGNLDESLRSSSYNGFSPSSHNTGFSTTYTTAATHDNLASSSYFPNNAAQSSFDSYNNNNNADSAFEAYTQGSDQAGSDFNQFSANKHKNPSYMRFSDNISGATSTGSYPETSEASSFRGDYSGDSFRSHTSQNTGFIDSADPAFNREVSNLFNSPSTDYSYGKHKENTFGGSNKFMTDIYSMNPDTRYVRGNHGNVGRDYTSSMFLANSGQSSPFGNVRGSAGAYGSGKFGKYNKHLGDYTSSAGLNYLSKEQDVDYLLSSYGKGSGKLAAIKEGRPSSYVSQSYLGGPSYLNKIIGSYKSKPSFMNSYHSSSPIGYSSMSGLHGSSSGNSYADSPPLRRYRSNSYIPGHASPYPGYY
- the LOC122570188 gene encoding putative uncharacterized protein DDB_G0282133 isoform X2 yields the protein MDFYGGGNTGHSLTNSRSQGNLDESLRSSSYNGFSPSSHNTGFSTTYTTAATHDNLASSSYFPNNAAQSSFDSYNNNNNADSAFEAYTQGSDQAGSDFNQFSANKHKNPSYMRFSDNISGATSTGSYPETSEASSFRGDYSGDSFRSHTSQNTGFIDSADPAFNREVSNLFNSPSTDYSYGKHKENTFGGSNKFMTDIYSMNPDTRYVRGNHGNVGRDYTSSMFLANSGQSSPFGNVRGSAGAYGSGKFGKYNKHLGDYTSSAGLNYLSKEQDVDYLLSSYGKGSGKLAAIKEGRPSSYVSQSYLGGPSYLNKIIGSYKSKPSFMNSYHSSSPIGYSSMSGLHGSSSGNSYADSPPLRRYRSNSYIPGHASPYPGYY